The following are encoded in a window of Castanea sativa cultivar Marrone di Chiusa Pesio chromosome 5, ASM4071231v1 genomic DNA:
- the LOC142633823 gene encoding putative inactive dual specificity protein phosphatase-like At4g18593 → MATFSNCNLESIQKPQETSDDNHMPMDAAGNSNFEPVQKPQVIYRCKKCRRIVAVQENLVPHERGKGESCFKWQKRSGDALKKEKEPVEGTSIFVEPMKWMETVQEGNVQERLLCMGCNARLGYFNWAGMQ, encoded by the exons ATGGCTACTTTTAGTAACTGCAATTTGGAATCTATCCAAAAACCTCAAGAAACATCTGATGATAATCATATGCCAATGGATGCTGCTGGTAACTCTAATTTTGAACCCGTCCAAAAGCCTCAAGTCATATACCGCTGTAAGAAATGTCGGAGAATAGTTGCTGTACAGGAGAACTTAGTTCCTCATGAGCGTGGTAAGGGAGAATCATGCTTTAAATGGCAAAAGCGAAGCGGTGATGCcttgaaaaaggaaaaggaaccTGTTGAGGGCACCTCCATTTTTGTAGAGCCAATGAAATGGATGGAAACAG TTCAAGAAGGTAATGTGCAAGAGAGACTTCTGTGCATGGGTTGCAATGCCCGCTTGGGTTACTTCAACTGGGCAGGTATGCAATGA
- the LOC142635287 gene encoding uncharacterized protein LOC142635287 — translation MVGDFNKIQSSEDKFGGNQINLNRALEFKECIDNCNFMDLGFVGPMYTWTNKRLVTSLILERLDRCFANPSWRMLYPEATVAHLPRTFSNLCPVLIELMGSRTCVANKPFRFHTMWLLHPQFPKVVEEAWARDRPLPSVISEFTTRMKKWNYEVFGNLFARKRRVLARLNGVQKALACNPSYSLLRLENLLIEEHAMIRLQEEEFWALKSRLNAAAFGDQNTSYFHITTVVRAQRNKIRCIMDVTGEWVYDEAKIKDHIQDVFSKLYTFEMSMASIDSLVANFSYCMLSEKERRWMG, via the coding sequence ATGGTTGgtgattttaacaaaattcagAGTAGTGAGGATAAGTTTGGAGGGAaccaaataaatttaaacaGGGCTCTAGAGTTCAAGGAATGCATagataattgtaattttatggATTTGGGCTTTGTTGGCCCAATGTATACATGGACCAACAAAAGGCTTGTCACAAGCCTTATCCTTGAAAGGTTAGATAGATGCTTTGCCAACCCTAGCTGGAGAATGTTATACCCTGAAGCTACTGTTGCTCATCTTCCAAGGACTTTCTCGAATCTTTGTCCTGTCCTAATTGAGCTGATGGGAAGCAGAACTTGTGTCGCTAACAAACCTTTCCGTTTTCACACCATGTGGTTGCTACACCCCCAATTCCCAAAGGTGGTTGAGGAAGCTTGGGCTAGGGACAGACCTCTCCCTTCAGTTATCTCTGAATTTACCACTAGAATGAAGAAGTGGAATTATGAAGTCTTTGGAAATCTGTTTGCAAGGAAAAGGAGGGTGTTAGCTAGGTTGAATGGAGTTCAAAAAGCCTTAGCTTGCAACCCTAGTTACTCCCTTCTCAGGTTGGAGAATCTTTTGATTGAGGAGCATGCCATGATCAGGCTTCAAGAAGAGGAATTTTGGGCACTGAAGTCTAGGTTGAATGCAGCTGCTTTTGGGGACCAAAACACCTCCTATTTCCACATAACAACTGTGGTCAGGGCGCAGAGGAATAAAATTAGATGTATTATGGATGTAACTGGTGAATGGGTTTATGATGAGGCTAAGATTAAGGACCATATACAGGATGTGTTCTCTAAACTATATACTTTTGAGATGAGTATGGCTAGCATTGATTCTCTTGTTGCCAATTTTTCTTATTGTATGCTCTCTGAAAAGGAAAGGAGATGGATGGGTTGA
- the LOC142635288 gene encoding uncharacterized protein LOC142635288: MAKYDLLNSRGDAFASFCVSWVSVYFQFATCSRFKAGAAECLHFPPHLEEFYLICKLFIVFDIWDNGIPNFVLAKKLKALKEDIIQWNRNEFGNVVRKKKKELLEALKLLDAKEGVNGLSEVEIGERVVLRSQIQNLLSLEEVSWRQKSRMLCIKEGDNNTKFFHKMANSRRRYNHISMLEIEGLERDWLEWRFEKEEVLRVVKELEGDKAPGPDGFSMAFYHHCWGVVERNILAVFEEFYQHSKFEKSLNATFIALIHKKNDASNIRDFRPISFLGSVYKILAKVLANRLKEVLDQLISESQNSFVGGRQILDSVLIANECVDSRVKSKIPGVICKLDIEKAYDHVNWEALLDLLKRMGFGERWCRWIRTCISTVQFSILFNGSPADFFGSSRGLRQGDPLSPMLFLVLMEVFSRMMKRVEGAGLIRGFRANGRRGGGVCVSHLLFVDDTILFCDADEEQILHVWMLLLCFQAVTGLKVNALKSEMVPIGEVPNVHVLAEILGCWIRSLPMTYLGMPLRASHKSPTIWNPILKRIECKLAKWKKMYLSKGGRLTLLKSTLASLPTYFLSLFTIPTHIANKIERLQRDFLWGDSKTYLVGWNKEDFSKNIRFEIGAGDRVKLWTDQWCGDSPFHLIFPSVYEIASNKEASVASSLDRLGIEERRSWSVQFIQRPNDWEMGGVEEFLRTLASNLPPNENGDRLRWKLTKNGVFNVRSFYKKLRSPLPIIFPWKGVWKVKIPRRVSFFVWTAIWDKILTGDNLRCRGMVFVDWCIMCRCNGETVDHLLLHCGKAYRLWSLFGISWVLPRSVADMLFGWWNWLEKHSSRIWHLAPLCLMWSLWRERNRRTFEDMESSDDQLLASFSGSLFDWSGDSPLRSGRVEEKIEML, encoded by the exons ATGGCGAAG TATGATCTACTTAATTCCAGGGGTGATGCGTTTGCATCCTTTTGTGTAAg CTGGGTGTCTGTATATTTTCAGTTTGCTACATGTAGTAGATTCAAAGCTGGCGCTGCTGAGTGTTTGCATTTCCCTCCT CATCTGGaagaattttatttgatttgtaagCTTTTCATTGTCTTTGATATCTGGGATAATG GTATTCCTAATTTTGTACTTGCCAAGAAGCTGAAGGCTTTGAAAGAAGATATTATTCAGTGGAATCGTAATGAGTTTGGAAATGTAgtccgtaaaaaaaaaaaagaactgttGGAGGCTTTGAAATTATTGGATGCTAAGGAAGGGGTGAATGGCCTTTCTGAAGTGGAGATAGGTGAGAGGGTTGTGTTAAGATCTCAAATACAGAACCTTCTCTCTTTGGAAGAAGTTTCGTGGAGACAAAAATCGAGGATGCTTTGCATTAAGGAAGGAGATAACAATACCAAATTCTTCCACAAGATGGCCAATTCTCGAAGAAGGTATAATCATATTAGTATGTTGGAG ATAGAGGGGTTGGAGAGGGACTGGCTTGAATGGAGGTTTGAAAAGGAGGAGGTTCTTAGAGTTGTCAAAGAGTTGGAAGGAGATAAAGCTCCAGGCCCTGATGGTTTCTCTATGGCCTTCTACCACCACTGTTGGGGTGTTGTGGAAAGAAATATCTTAGCTGTGTTTGAAGAGTTTTATCAACacagtaagtttgaaaaatctcttaatGCAACTTTCATTGCCTTAATCCATAAGAAGAATGATGCTTCCAATATTCGAGACTTTAGACCTATTAGTTTCTTGGGGAGTGTTTATAAGATTTTGGCTAAGGTGTTGGCTAACCGCCTAAAAGAGGTTTTGGATCAACTGATATCTGAGTCTCAGAACAGCTTTGTGGGTGGTAGACAGATACTTGATTCAGTTCTTATTGCTAATGAGTGTGTTGATAGTAGGGTGAAGAGTAAGATCCCGGGGGTTATTTGTAAattagatattgagaaagcctacgatcatgtgaattgggaggctcTTCTAGATTTGTTGAAGAGAATGGGATTCGGGGAGAGGTGGTGTAGGTGGATCCGCACTTGCATATCTACAGtccaattttctattttgtttaatGGGTCTCCAGCtgatttttttgggagttcAAGGGGattgagacaaggggacccGCTATCTCCCATGTTGTTTCTAGTACTGATGGAGGTCTTTAGTAGGATGATGAAAAGAGTTGAAGGGGCTGGTTTGATCCGAGGTTTCAGGGCTAATGGTAGACGGGGTGGAGGGGTATGCGTCTCGCATCTCTTGTTTGTGGATGACACGATTCTATTCTGTGATGCAGATGAGGAACAGATTCTACATGTTTGgatgcttcttctttgtttccagGCAGTAACAGGTTTGAAGGTTAATGCATTAAAGAGTGAGATGGTTCCCATTGGGGAGGTTCCTAATGTCCATGTCTTGGCAGAAATCTTGGGCTGTTGGATTAGGTCTTTGCCAATGACCTATCTTGGCATGCCATTGAGGGCGTCTCACAAGTCTCCTACCatttggaatcctatcttgAAGAGAATTGAGTGTAAGTTGGCCAAATGGAAGAAGatgtatttgtcaaaaggtgGAAGACTAACGTTGCTTAAAAGTACATTAGCAAGTCTTCCTACttattttctatctctttttaCCATCCCTACGCATATAGCTAATAAAATTGAGAGGCTGCAAAGGGATTTTTTGTGGGGGGATTCCAAGACATATTTGGTGGGATGGAACAAG gaggattttagcaaaaatattcGGTTTGAGATAGGGGCGGGAGATAGAGTTAAGCTTTGGACTGATCAATGGTGTGGGGATTCTccatttcatttgatttttccGAGTGTGTATGAGATTGCCTCCAATAAAGAGGCATCGGTGGCCTCTTCTCTTGATCGGTTGGGGATAGAGGAACGGAGAAGCTGGAGTGTTCAGTTTATTCAGAGACCAAATGATTGGGAAATGGGTGGAGTGGAGGAATTTCTCCGTACTTTGGCTTCAAATTTACCTCCCAATGAGAATGGAGATCGTTTGCGATGGAAGTTGACTAAAAATGGGGTTTTTAATGTCCGATCGTTCTATAAGAAGTTACGAAGTCCCTTACCCATAATTTTTCCTTGGAAAGGAGTCTGGAAGGTTAAGATTCCTCGGCGTGTCTCCTTCTTTGTGTGGACTGCTATATGGGATAAGATCCTTACAGGTGACAATTTGAGGTGTAGAGGGATGGTTTTTGTtgactggtgcattatgtgccgttgTAATGGGGAGACGGTAGATCATTTGCTACTTCATTGTGGTAAGGCTTATCGGTTGTGGAGTTTGTTTGggatttcttgggtcttgccaAGATCAGTTGCGGATATGCTTTTTGGCTGGTGGAATTGGCTTGAAAAGCATTCGTCTCGCATTTGGCATCTAGCTCCGTTGTGCTTAATGTGGAGTCTTTGGAGGGAGCGAAATAGGAGGACGTTCGAGGACATGGAAAGTTCGGATGACCAGTTATTAGCTTCTTTCAGTGGCTCTCTGTTTGACTGGTCtggggactcacctcta AGATCTGGAAGGGTTGAAGAAAAGATTGAAATGCTTTAG